A stretch of the Mycolicibacterium celeriflavum genome encodes the following:
- a CDS encoding pyridoxal phosphate-dependent aminotransferase: MATPGFSGLEAVGALPSATNPMALSLNENPFPPLPSVRSALIASIESANRYPEYLPERLRSLVAERIGVRDEQVVIGAGATGVIMQVLQAVTSPGDTMVTASPTFDGYPVFAQMSRLKSVTVALDAHGHHDLDAMASAAAAARVVVVCRPHNPSGTVETAADLERFLRRVPPDTVVLLDEAYVEFLPPECRIDTVALVARHPNVVVLRTFSKAYGLAGLRIGYGFCAPGLARRLWAMQLPFGIAITSLVAVAASFDAEAELRQRIRMIASERRYLRMRLRSMGVYSTESNANFVYLPECGRCWKEVFDTIGMRVRHYADGGVRITVGDRKSTRAVVAAVAQAVDRKPVTASTNAV; encoded by the coding sequence ATGGCTACGCCAGGGTTCAGCGGACTCGAGGCCGTCGGCGCGCTACCCAGCGCGACGAACCCGATGGCCTTGTCGCTGAACGAGAATCCCTTCCCGCCGTTACCGTCCGTCCGGTCGGCGCTGATCGCGTCGATCGAGTCGGCCAACCGGTATCCGGAGTATCTGCCCGAGCGGCTGCGTTCGTTGGTCGCCGAGCGTATCGGGGTGCGCGACGAGCAGGTGGTCATCGGGGCCGGCGCGACGGGGGTGATCATGCAGGTGCTGCAGGCGGTGACCAGCCCCGGCGACACGATGGTGACGGCCTCGCCGACGTTCGATGGGTACCCGGTCTTCGCGCAGATGTCCCGGCTGAAATCGGTCACCGTCGCGCTCGACGCGCACGGTCACCATGACCTCGACGCGATGGCATCCGCCGCGGCGGCGGCCAGGGTCGTGGTGGTGTGTCGACCGCACAATCCGAGCGGCACCGTCGAAACGGCCGCCGACCTCGAGCGCTTCCTGCGGCGGGTGCCGCCGGACACCGTCGTGCTGCTCGACGAGGCCTACGTCGAGTTCCTGCCACCGGAATGCCGGATAGACACCGTCGCATTGGTCGCGCGGCATCCGAACGTCGTTGTGCTGCGGACCTTTTCCAAGGCGTACGGGCTGGCCGGACTCCGCATCGGTTACGGTTTCTGCGCGCCCGGGCTGGCCCGGCGGTTGTGGGCCATGCAGTTGCCGTTCGGCATCGCGATCACGTCCCTGGTCGCGGTGGCGGCCTCTTTCGACGCGGAAGCCGAGTTGCGCCAACGCATCCGAATGATTGCTAGTGAGCGTCGATACCTGCGGATGCGGCTGCGGTCGATGGGGGTGTACAGCACCGAGAGCAACGCCAACTTCGTGTACCTGCCGGAGTGCGGGCGTTGCTGGAAAGAGGTGTTCGACACGATCGGCATGCGTGTGCGCCATTACGCCGACGGCGGCGTGCGCATCACCGTGGGCGACCGCAAATCCACCCGCGCGGTGGTCGCGGCGGTGGCCCAGGCCGTCGACCGAAAGCCGGTGACCGCGTCGACCAATGCGGTATGA
- a CDS encoding thiamine pyrophosphate-binding protein: MGRRVVDHIVEYLAGIGVEYVFGVDGANIEDVYDAAFFRSDITAVLAKHEFSAATMADGYSRSGCGIGVVAATSGGGCLNTVPALGEAFASRVPVLALIGQPPTGLDGRGAFQDTSGRNGALDGHALFSAVSVHCRRVLTPADIITALPAAIAAAHTMRGPAVLLLPKDLQQADVPVNGGVVVAERDAAQQSDVHPIARALRRAAGPVTLIAGDQVARDDARAELEALRAVVRARVATVPDAKDVAGTPGMGSSSALGVTGVMGHPSIAAVVAGSALCVLVGARMPITARAGLDDALASVPVYSIGSAAPYLACTHVHSEDLRGSLKMLTAALSGQGRPAQVRVPDVVARSELRPPLHCGPGIRYRDAMAALDATLPAGVDIVVDAGNIGAAAIHHLPVRRNGRFVVALGMGGMGYGFGAAIGMAFGRGRRTVVIAGDGSFFMHGMEIHTAREYRLPVTFLLFDNHAHAMCVTREQRFYRDRYSYNRFGPSRLGAGLGAMFPGLPATDVDDLASLPAALGAALETEGPAVVSIECSADEIPPFAAFLDGATSKPPATKEIPTHVAART; this comes from the coding sequence ATGGGCCGTCGGGTCGTCGACCACATCGTCGAGTATCTGGCCGGAATCGGAGTCGAGTACGTCTTCGGTGTCGACGGCGCCAACATCGAGGACGTCTACGACGCAGCGTTCTTCCGTTCCGACATCACCGCCGTGCTCGCCAAACACGAGTTCTCCGCAGCGACGATGGCCGACGGGTACAGCCGCAGCGGCTGCGGCATCGGCGTGGTCGCCGCGACCTCCGGCGGCGGCTGCCTGAACACGGTGCCCGCGCTGGGCGAGGCCTTCGCGAGCCGGGTGCCGGTCCTGGCCCTGATCGGTCAGCCGCCGACCGGCCTCGACGGCCGAGGTGCGTTCCAGGACACCAGCGGACGTAACGGGGCATTGGACGGGCACGCGCTGTTCTCGGCGGTGTCGGTGCACTGTCGGCGGGTGCTCACACCGGCGGACATCATCACCGCGCTGCCCGCCGCGATTGCGGCAGCACATACGATGCGCGGGCCGGCGGTGCTGTTGCTGCCCAAAGACCTTCAGCAAGCAGACGTGCCCGTCAACGGCGGCGTGGTCGTCGCCGAACGGGACGCCGCACAGCAATCGGATGTGCATCCGATCGCGCGAGCGCTGCGCCGGGCCGCCGGTCCCGTCACGCTCATCGCCGGAGACCAGGTGGCGCGCGACGATGCGCGCGCCGAACTCGAGGCGCTGCGGGCCGTGGTGCGCGCCCGGGTGGCAACCGTGCCCGATGCCAAAGACGTTGCGGGTACACCCGGGATGGGCTCGTCGTCGGCGCTGGGGGTGACCGGCGTGATGGGCCATCCGAGCATCGCCGCGGTCGTGGCGGGTAGCGCGCTGTGCGTGCTCGTGGGCGCCCGGATGCCGATAACCGCACGCGCCGGGCTGGACGACGCGCTGGCTTCGGTGCCGGTGTACTCGATCGGTTCGGCGGCACCGTATCTCGCGTGCACGCATGTGCACAGCGAGGACCTCCGCGGGTCGCTGAAGATGCTCACCGCCGCGCTGTCCGGACAGGGCCGCCCTGCCCAGGTCCGCGTGCCCGATGTGGTGGCGCGCAGCGAATTACGGCCGCCGCTGCACTGCGGGCCCGGCATTCGGTACCGCGACGCGATGGCCGCGCTCGACGCCACGCTGCCCGCCGGTGTGGACATCGTGGTCGACGCCGGCAACATCGGGGCCGCCGCGATACACCACCTGCCCGTAAGGCGGAACGGCCGCTTTGTTGTCGCGCTCGGCATGGGCGGGATGGGCTACGGCTTCGGCGCCGCGATCGGGATGGCGTTCGGGCGTGGCAGGCGGACCGTGGTCATTGCCGGCGACGGCAGTTTCTTCATGCACGGCATGGAGATCCACACCGCCAGGGAGTACCGGCTGCCGGTGACGTTCCTGCTGTTCGACAACCATGCGCACGCGATGTGCGTCACCCGCGAGCAGAGGTTCTACCGGGATCGCTACAGCTACAACCGGTTCGGACCCAGCCGGCTGGGGGCTGGCCTGGGCGCGATGTTCCCCGGACTGCCCGCGACTGACGTCGACGACCTTGCCTCACTTCCCGCCGCGCTTGGCGCCGCCCTGGAGACCGAGGGGCCGGCGGTCGTCAGCATCGAATGTTCGGCCGACGAGATCCCGCCGTTCGCGGCGTTTCTCGACGGAGCCACCAGTAAACCGCCTGCCACAAAGGAGATCCCAACCCATGTCGCTGCCCGCACTTGA
- the mmsB gene encoding 3-hydroxyisobutyrate dehydrogenase translates to MRPPRCANRHSVGTGEHMSTVAFLGLGHMGGPMAANLLAAGHTVHGFDPVPTLKDAAAGKGASVFDSGAEAVADAEVVITSLPNGDIVKACYAEVLPAAREGALFIDTSTISVDDARTINKQAGDRGMAQLDAPVSGGVKGATAGTLAFMVGGEASAVERARPVLEPLAGKIIHCGAAGTGQAAKLCNNMVLAVQQIAIGEAFVLAEKLGLPAQSLFDVITGATGNCWAVHTNCPVPGPVPTSPANNDFTPGFATALMNKDLGLAMNAVKSAGSNAPLGSHAAEIYAKFAADHADKDFSAVIELLRES, encoded by the coding sequence CTGCGGCCGCCAAGGTGCGCGAATCGGCATAGCGTCGGAACAGGAGAGCACATGAGCACAGTGGCGTTTCTGGGGCTCGGCCACATGGGCGGGCCGATGGCGGCGAACCTGCTCGCCGCGGGGCACACCGTGCACGGCTTCGACCCGGTGCCCACGTTGAAGGACGCCGCCGCAGGGAAGGGCGCATCGGTGTTCGACAGCGGCGCCGAGGCGGTCGCCGACGCCGAGGTCGTCATCACCTCGCTGCCCAACGGCGACATCGTGAAAGCCTGCTACGCAGAGGTGTTGCCCGCCGCGCGCGAAGGGGCGCTGTTCATCGACACCTCCACGATCTCCGTCGATGATGCCCGCACCATCAACAAGCAGGCGGGCGACCGCGGCATGGCCCAGTTGGACGCCCCGGTGTCCGGCGGGGTGAAGGGCGCGACCGCAGGCACGCTGGCGTTCATGGTGGGCGGTGAGGCATCCGCGGTCGAGCGAGCTCGACCGGTGCTGGAACCGTTGGCCGGCAAGATCATTCACTGTGGGGCCGCCGGCACCGGGCAGGCCGCCAAACTGTGCAACAACATGGTGCTCGCGGTGCAGCAGATCGCGATCGGAGAGGCGTTCGTGCTGGCCGAGAAGCTCGGCCTGCCGGCGCAGTCGCTGTTCGACGTGATCACCGGCGCCACCGGTAACTGCTGGGCGGTCCACACGAACTGCCCTGTGCCAGGGCCGGTTCCGACGTCACCGGCGAACAACGACTTCACGCCGGGCTTCGCGACCGCTCTGATGAACAAAGACCTCGGATTGGCGATGAACGCGGTCAAGTCGGCGGGCTCGAACGCGCCGCTGGGCAGCCATGCCGCGGAGATCTACGCGAAATTCGCCGCCGACCACGCGGACAAGGACTTCAGCGCGGTGATCGAGCTGCTCCGCGAAAGCTGA
- a CDS encoding MarR family winged helix-turn-helix transcriptional regulator, whose protein sequence is MPTEPSRPPRQDDRDPIALARANWERCGWGEVADGMVAVTSVMRAHQILLARVESALRPYDLSFSRFELLRLLAFSRNGALPITKASDRLQVHVTSVTHAIRRLEADGLVERIPHPTDGRTTLVQITDLGRSTVEDATETLNNEVFADIGMSDAESRALAASIQTLRRNSGDF, encoded by the coding sequence GTGCCCACCGAACCGTCACGACCGCCGCGGCAGGACGACCGTGACCCGATCGCGCTCGCGCGGGCCAACTGGGAGCGCTGCGGGTGGGGCGAGGTGGCCGACGGCATGGTCGCGGTGACGTCGGTGATGCGGGCGCACCAGATCCTGCTGGCCCGCGTCGAGAGCGCGCTGCGGCCATACGACTTGAGCTTCTCGCGGTTCGAGTTGCTTCGCCTGTTGGCGTTCAGCCGCAACGGCGCACTGCCGATCACCAAGGCCTCCGATCGGTTGCAGGTGCACGTCACCAGCGTCACCCACGCGATCCGGCGCCTGGAGGCCGACGGCCTGGTGGAACGGATCCCGCATCCGACCGACGGGCGCACGACGCTGGTGCAGATCACCGACCTGGGCCGCTCGACCGTCGAGGACGCCACGGAGACGTTGAACAACGAGGTGTTCGCCGACATCGGGATGTCCGACGCCGAGTCCAGGGCCTTGGCGGCTTCGATCCAGACGCTGCGCCGGAATTCGGGAGACTTCTAA
- a CDS encoding HAD family hydrolase produces MPTTHETTWRAGRFWWDCASPSGPGCFMRAVVFDLDALTDIECDGHRVAYNAAFAAHGLDCQWSVARYRQLLALTDERQRIAAELRKRCVATESDVLTALLADDIYTTKAMMFDELILERDLSPRPGLVDFVMDAVRAGVQLAVVTNGRRAWAEPLVRQLVGEGLVEAVVTTEDVTKPMPDPEAHRHALDELGLSAEDAIAVTGSACGLRAANAAGLATVVVTGEGTPDIPTALAVRPDYASEPPLTAADCQRLHANWWKVRKPAAA; encoded by the coding sequence ATGCCGACAACGCATGAGACGACGTGGCGCGCGGGACGGTTCTGGTGGGACTGCGCATCGCCCAGCGGGCCGGGCTGTTTTATGCGCGCCGTGGTCTTCGACCTCGACGCGCTGACCGACATCGAATGCGACGGCCACCGCGTGGCCTACAACGCTGCCTTCGCGGCACACGGCCTGGATTGCCAATGGTCGGTGGCGCGGTACCGGCAGCTGCTGGCGTTGACCGACGAGCGGCAGCGCATCGCCGCGGAACTGCGGAAGCGCTGCGTCGCCACCGAGTCCGATGTGCTGACCGCACTTCTGGCCGACGACATTTACACGACCAAGGCCATGATGTTCGACGAGCTGATCCTCGAGCGCGACCTCTCGCCGAGGCCCGGTCTGGTCGACTTCGTGATGGATGCGGTCCGCGCCGGCGTCCAGCTGGCCGTCGTGACCAACGGCAGGCGCGCTTGGGCCGAGCCACTGGTGCGGCAACTGGTCGGCGAGGGGCTCGTCGAGGCCGTGGTCACGACCGAGGACGTCACCAAGCCGATGCCCGACCCCGAAGCGCACCGTCACGCGCTCGACGAACTGGGCCTGTCCGCTGAGGACGCGATCGCCGTCACCGGGTCGGCCTGCGGGCTGAGGGCCGCGAACGCCGCGGGGCTCGCCACCGTGGTGGTCACAGGTGAGGGCACCCCGGACATCCCGACCGCCCTGGCGGTGCGCCCAGACTACGCGAGTGAGCCTCCGTTGACCGCCGCCGATTGCCAACGCCTGCATGCGAATTGGTGGAAGGTCCGTAAACCCGCCGCTGCGTAG
- a CDS encoding response regulator, with amino-acid sequence MPSSPPVRLVLVDDHEMVIEGLKAMLAAFSDRVQVVGQAVGAERALSVVDELDPDIVLSDVRMQGSSGLDLCLELRERKPERKVVMLSVYDDEQYLFQALRVGASGYLLKSISSEELVRQLEFVNRGETAIDPGMAARAVDTAARLQRDEFWPGARQGLTQRESEILSFVVNGLSNRAIATKLVIGDETVKTHLSSIYRKLGVSDRTGAVATALREGIYQ; translated from the coding sequence ATGCCGAGCAGCCCCCCGGTGCGATTAGTACTGGTCGACGACCACGAAATGGTCATCGAAGGCCTGAAAGCCATGCTCGCGGCGTTCTCCGATCGAGTGCAAGTGGTCGGGCAGGCCGTGGGTGCTGAGCGAGCGCTCAGCGTCGTCGACGAGCTCGACCCCGACATCGTGTTGTCCGACGTCCGCATGCAGGGTTCGAGCGGACTCGACCTGTGCCTGGAGCTGCGCGAGCGCAAGCCGGAGCGCAAGGTCGTGATGCTGTCGGTCTATGACGACGAGCAGTACCTGTTTCAGGCGCTGCGAGTCGGGGCGTCGGGTTACCTGCTCAAGAGCATCAGCAGCGAGGAGTTGGTGCGCCAGTTGGAGTTCGTCAACCGCGGCGAGACCGCGATCGACCCCGGAATGGCGGCCCGCGCGGTCGACACCGCGGCGCGGCTGCAGCGCGACGAGTTCTGGCCCGGCGCCCGCCAAGGGCTCACCCAACGCGAGAGCGAGATTTTGTCGTTCGTCGTCAACGGGCTGTCCAACCGCGCCATCGCCACCAAGCTTGTGATCGGCGACGAGACCGTCAAGACCCACCTCAGCTCGATCTACCGGAAGCTGGGGGTCAGCGACCGCACCGGCGCCGTCGCGACCGCGCTGCGCGAAGGGATATACCAGTGA
- a CDS encoding GAF domain-containing sensor histidine kinase: MSQPDAVRELSQYALAADRELALLRELIQAASKGPGVEPLAAAAARMITAATASDVCFVHVLDDSDRSLTLAGATPPFDAEIGKIRLPLGQGISGWVASHREPVVITQDKESDPRYMPFQSLRGSDFTSMVSVPMETDPGGLVGVLNVHTVERREFTERDVELLVVIGRLIAGAMHQARLHRQLVARERAHENFVEQVIEAQELERRRLAGDIHDGISQRLITLSYRLDAATRSEDPAIVAEQLGKARELVELTLQEARAAISGLRPPVLDDLGLAGGLASLARSIPQVGIEVNLTERRLPDHIELALYRIAQECLQNVVKHAKATSARLMFTVDAGDSGDVARLEIIDDGVGFDTFEHPLGGDEMGGYGLLSMAERAEIVGGRLNIRSRPGAGTAVTATIPVPSAPQ; this comes from the coding sequence GTGAGCCAGCCGGACGCCGTGCGGGAGCTGAGCCAGTACGCGCTGGCCGCCGACCGCGAGCTGGCGCTTCTGCGCGAGCTGATCCAGGCCGCGTCGAAGGGGCCGGGTGTCGAACCGCTGGCCGCGGCGGCGGCCCGGATGATCACCGCGGCGACCGCCAGCGACGTCTGCTTCGTGCACGTCCTCGACGACAGTGACCGGTCGCTCACGCTGGCGGGCGCCACTCCGCCGTTCGATGCGGAGATTGGCAAGATCAGACTGCCACTGGGACAGGGTATTTCGGGTTGGGTCGCCAGCCACCGCGAGCCCGTGGTCATCACCCAGGACAAGGAGTCCGATCCGCGCTACATGCCGTTCCAGTCGCTACGCGGCTCGGACTTCACCTCGATGGTGTCGGTCCCGATGGAGACCGATCCCGGCGGCCTGGTCGGCGTGCTCAACGTGCACACCGTCGAGCGCCGCGAGTTCACCGAACGCGACGTCGAGCTGCTCGTGGTGATCGGCAGGCTGATCGCGGGCGCCATGCATCAGGCCCGGCTGCACCGGCAGCTGGTGGCCCGCGAGCGCGCCCACGAGAACTTCGTCGAGCAGGTGATCGAGGCTCAGGAACTCGAACGGCGCCGGCTGGCAGGCGATATCCACGACGGCATTTCGCAGCGCCTGATCACGTTGAGTTACCGGTTGGATGCGGCCACCAGATCCGAGGACCCGGCGATCGTTGCCGAACAACTCGGCAAAGCGCGCGAGCTGGTCGAGTTGACCCTGCAGGAGGCTCGCGCCGCGATCAGTGGACTGCGGCCACCGGTGCTCGACGACCTCGGGCTGGCCGGCGGGCTGGCCAGCCTGGCGCGGTCGATACCGCAGGTCGGTATCGAGGTGAACCTGACGGAGCGTCGGCTGCCCGACCATATCGAGCTGGCGTTGTACCGGATCGCGCAGGAATGCCTGCAGAATGTCGTCAAGCACGCCAAGGCCACGTCCGCCCGGCTGATGTTCACCGTAGACGCGGGTGACAGCGGCGACGTCGCCCGGCTCGAAATCATCGACGACGGGGTGGGTTTCGACACCTTCGAGCATCCGCTCGGCGGCGACGAGATGGGCGGTTACGGCCTGCTCTCGATGGCCGAACGCGCCGAGATCGTCGGCGGCCGGCTCAACATCCGGTCGCGCCCGGGGGCCGGCACCGCGGTGACGGCGACGATCCCTGTCCCGTCGGCGCCGCAGTGA
- a CDS encoding SRPBCC family protein encodes MSLPALDDISAHRGTAAPLDGLIRIETSPREKATPIIMEMMRSVYPHDEVYGQYCTVNDYIDCPPDELFDYLADTRCLEEWTYSLRGFTPTEEPGLWLAYDRLGSQTQIFTRTVANEAARTVDYHCAWDQGGHLWMVYLMRVVDAQVVLDKPGSVVLWTNCHHPFYDRNPYPETAPPERPVWVGDFWDMFGAGHLLELRNLKAIVEYRYRNGLAVTPDWMR; translated from the coding sequence ATGTCGCTGCCCGCACTTGACGACATCTCTGCTCATCGGGGGACCGCAGCACCGCTGGACGGCCTGATCCGCATCGAGACCTCGCCGCGCGAAAAGGCCACCCCGATCATCATGGAGATGATGCGGTCGGTCTATCCGCATGACGAGGTGTACGGCCAGTACTGCACCGTCAACGATTACATCGACTGTCCGCCCGACGAGTTGTTCGACTATCTGGCCGATACCCGGTGTCTGGAGGAGTGGACCTACAGCCTGCGCGGTTTCACACCGACCGAGGAGCCAGGACTATGGCTGGCATATGACCGATTGGGTTCGCAGACACAGATTTTCACCCGCACAGTGGCCAATGAGGCGGCCAGAACCGTCGACTATCACTGTGCCTGGGACCAGGGCGGACACCTGTGGATGGTCTACCTGATGCGGGTGGTCGACGCTCAGGTCGTGCTCGACAAGCCCGGGTCAGTCGTGCTGTGGACCAACTGTCATCACCCGTTCTACGACCGCAATCCTTATCCGGAGACGGCCCCGCCCGAGCGACCGGTCTGGGTGGGCGACTTCTGGGACATGTTCGGTGCCGGTCACCTGCTGGAGTTGCGCAACCTCAAGGCGATCGTCGAGTACCGCTACCGCAACGGCCTTGCCGTGACACCCGACTGGATGAGGTGA
- a CDS encoding 3-oxoacyl-ACP synthase III family protein, with protein MTVSLLDVSTYLPGDPIGADYYAQFAESDDLRDNVMFRAPRFRHHVAPDETAVDMVERAAAGLIERHGHDAIADADVLITHTQMPDMPFYGGGGAMAHRLGMKPDWVLDLHNGGCAAFVLGLQVARQLLSSGAGRTALIAVAQNAAGQVFDQPGVRRKAQASVPGDGAAVGLVAVSEQSPILDVECRTYGEFAGDMTIAVDPPRKWWQPGPGEGCIGFTESKITKVLARGNRQVPEVSYAVCDRIGVKPADLDLLVTNQPNRVFLRNWREALELPAERHVDTFEMCGNLFAAGIPVNLDRAVATGRLEAGDVVLMAAFAHAGDFAGAAAVRWGGRG; from the coding sequence ATGACCGTCAGCCTTCTGGACGTCTCGACCTACCTGCCCGGCGATCCGATCGGCGCCGACTATTACGCACAGTTCGCCGAATCCGACGATCTTCGCGACAACGTGATGTTCCGTGCGCCGCGGTTCCGGCACCACGTTGCGCCCGACGAGACGGCCGTCGACATGGTCGAGCGTGCGGCGGCCGGGCTGATCGAGCGGCACGGCCACGACGCGATCGCCGACGCGGACGTGCTGATCACGCACACCCAGATGCCCGACATGCCGTTCTACGGCGGCGGCGGCGCCATGGCGCATCGACTCGGCATGAAGCCGGACTGGGTGCTCGATCTGCACAACGGCGGTTGCGCGGCCTTCGTGCTGGGACTTCAGGTGGCCCGGCAACTCCTGTCCTCCGGGGCGGGCCGCACGGCGCTGATCGCCGTCGCGCAGAACGCCGCCGGGCAGGTGTTCGACCAACCCGGGGTGCGGCGCAAGGCTCAGGCATCGGTGCCAGGTGACGGCGCGGCCGTCGGGCTGGTGGCGGTCTCCGAGCAGTCGCCGATTCTGGACGTGGAATGCCGCACCTACGGCGAGTTCGCCGGCGATATGACGATCGCGGTCGACCCGCCGCGCAAATGGTGGCAGCCGGGGCCGGGGGAGGGGTGCATCGGCTTCACCGAAAGCAAGATCACCAAGGTGCTGGCGCGGGGCAACAGGCAGGTGCCCGAGGTGTCCTACGCGGTGTGCGACCGCATCGGCGTGAAGCCCGCCGACCTCGACCTGCTCGTCACCAACCAGCCGAACCGGGTCTTCCTGCGGAATTGGCGGGAAGCGCTCGAGCTGCCCGCCGAACGCCACGTCGACACGTTCGAAATGTGCGGAAACCTGTTCGCCGCAGGGATTCCGGTCAACTTGGATCGCGCGGTCGCCACCGGGCGGCTCGAAGCGGGCGACGTGGTGCTGATGGCGGCCTTCGCCCATGCCGGTGACTTCGCCGGCGCGGCCGCCGTGCGGTGGGGCGGTCGCGGGTGA
- a CDS encoding anti-sigma factor family protein, with protein MTAFDPLLDRAADDRYATWDAAYVLGSLSSEERREYEAHLKTCAHCRSAVAELSGIPALLSKVGPADFREFDSAPAEPPAEVLPGLLDKVRARRRRSRWMATAAVGLAAAVLAVGIAIVMRPETFGVQTGTPPQASGQQLEMNKVSETPINATISMTGYGWGTRIDMACTYGDWGQRDAPPQDLAMVVVGNDGTRNQIATWLGLSGATALPSANTPMQMDEIAAVQLVSSESGEVLLERSL; from the coding sequence GTGACCGCATTCGACCCACTCCTCGATCGGGCGGCCGACGATCGGTACGCGACCTGGGACGCCGCCTACGTTCTGGGTTCGCTTTCCAGCGAGGAGCGCCGCGAATACGAGGCGCATCTCAAGACGTGCGCGCACTGCAGGTCCGCGGTCGCGGAGTTGAGTGGCATCCCCGCGCTGTTGAGCAAGGTCGGCCCCGCCGACTTTCGGGAGTTCGACTCGGCTCCTGCCGAACCGCCCGCCGAGGTGTTGCCCGGCCTGCTGGACAAGGTGCGGGCCCGGCGTCGACGGTCGCGATGGATGGCCACCGCCGCCGTCGGCCTGGCCGCCGCGGTGCTGGCGGTCGGTATCGCGATCGTGATGCGCCCCGAGACATTCGGCGTGCAGACCGGTACGCCGCCGCAGGCGTCGGGCCAGCAACTGGAGATGAACAAGGTGTCCGAAACGCCCATCAATGCAACGATTTCGATGACGGGTTACGGCTGGGGAACCCGCATCGACATGGCGTGCACCTACGGCGACTGGGGCCAGCGCGACGCCCCGCCCCAGGACCTGGCGATGGTGGTGGTGGGCAACGACGGCACCCGCAACCAGATCGCGACGTGGCTGGGGCTTTCCGGCGCAACCGCGCTGCCCAGCGCCAACACCCCGATGCAGATGGACGAAATCGCTGCGGTGCAACTGGTCTCATCCGAGTCCGGCGAAGTGCTTCTGGAACGCTCCCTGTGA
- a CDS encoding acyl-CoA dehydrogenase family protein, which translates to MDYFGFDEDERVIAETAAAFAEKRLAPHALEWDATKHFPTDVLREAAELGMAAIYCRDDVGGSELRRLDAVRIFEQLATADPTVAAFLSIHNMCAWMVDTYGTHEQRKTWVPRLASMELIASYCLTEPGAGSDASALRTKAVREGDHYVLDGVKQFISGAGASDLYLVMARTGGDGPRGISTFLVEKDTAGLSFGADEDKMGWHAQPTAQVVFENVRVPAEAMLGGADGEGAGFGIAMNGLNGGRINIAACSLGGAQAAYDKAAGYVRDREAFGGALLDEPTIRFTLADMATALEASRSLLWRAARALDENHPDKVELCAMAKRYVTDSCFAVADQALQLHGGYGYLTEYGLEKIVRDLRVHRILEGTNEIMRVVIGRSAAAKVRESA; encoded by the coding sequence GTGGACTACTTCGGCTTCGACGAAGACGAACGCGTGATCGCCGAGACGGCGGCCGCGTTCGCCGAGAAGCGGCTCGCGCCACACGCTTTGGAGTGGGATGCCACAAAGCACTTCCCCACCGACGTGTTGCGCGAGGCCGCCGAACTGGGGATGGCGGCGATCTACTGCCGCGACGACGTCGGCGGCAGCGAGTTGCGTCGGCTGGACGCCGTGCGGATCTTCGAGCAACTCGCGACGGCCGACCCGACCGTCGCGGCGTTCCTGTCGATCCACAACATGTGCGCCTGGATGGTCGACACTTACGGCACCCACGAACAACGCAAGACGTGGGTGCCCCGGCTGGCGTCGATGGAGTTGATCGCCAGCTACTGCCTGACCGAACCCGGCGCCGGCTCTGACGCGAGCGCGTTGCGCACCAAGGCCGTTCGGGAGGGCGACCACTATGTCCTCGACGGCGTCAAGCAGTTCATCTCCGGTGCCGGGGCATCCGACCTGTATCTCGTTATGGCCCGCACCGGCGGTGACGGCCCGCGGGGCATCTCGACATTCCTCGTCGAAAAGGACACTGCCGGGCTCAGTTTCGGCGCCGACGAAGACAAGATGGGGTGGCACGCCCAGCCCACTGCCCAGGTGGTCTTCGAGAACGTCCGGGTACCCGCCGAGGCGATGCTCGGGGGCGCCGATGGCGAGGGAGCAGGCTTCGGGATAGCGATGAACGGGCTCAACGGCGGCCGCATCAACATCGCCGCCTGCTCGCTCGGCGGCGCACAAGCCGCCTACGACAAGGCCGCCGGCTATGTGCGCGACCGGGAGGCATTCGGCGGCGCACTGCTCGACGAGCCCACCATCCGGTTCACCCTCGCCGATATGGCCACCGCTCTGGAGGCGTCGCGAAGCCTGTTGTGGCGCGCTGCCCGAGCGCTCGACGAAAACCACCCGGACAAGGTGGAGCTGTGCGCGATGGCCAAGCGCTATGTCACCGACTCGTGCTTCGCGGTCGCCGACCAGGCGCTGCAACTGCACGGCGGGTATGGCTACCTCACCGAGTACGGGCTGGAGAAGATCGTCCGGGATCTGCGGGTACACCGGATCCTCGAAGGGACCAACGAAATCATGCGCGTGGTGATCGGGCGGTCTGCGGCCGCCAAGGTGCGCGAATCGGCATAG